From the Tenacibaculum dicentrarchi genome, the window ATTAGAATATGCTGAATTGGTAGATTATGCAAAAGGATTTATCCGTTCGCAAATGGCACAAATGGGTAATATGAACCCTGAGGAAAAAGAATTAAACGATATTGCTGGTAGAGTTTTACAAAATCAGCAAGAAGCGCATAAATTACAATCTCAATTAATTAGCCATAAATTATTAGCTTTTTATAAAGAAAAAATGACTTTTGATACCAAAGAGGTATCTTATGAAGACTTTGTTCAAGAAGTTTACAAATAAGAATAATTACTATTATTTATATTTTAAAAACCTGAATGAAAATTCAGGTTTTTTTAGGTATAAACAGTATTGAAATACTAACTAAATAGTTCTTATATTTACACCATTATAACCCAAAAAACATTTTCAAAATGGATTACGGAAAAGAATTCGAAAAATACGCAACAAAAGAGCACGGAATAAATAGCACATATTTAGGGAAAATAACCAGTAGTTTAACGCCATATATTATGGAAGAACGTCAAATGAACATTACCCAAATGGATGTTTTCTCTCGTTTAATGATGGACAGAATTATCTTTTTAGGTACAGGAGTTAATGACCAAGTAGCTAATGTAATTCAAGCACAATTATTATTTTTAGAAAGTGTTGATGCAAATAAAGATATTTCAATTTATATCAACTCGCCAGGAGGAGGTGTGTACGCAGGTTTAGGTATTTACGATACCATGCAATTCATCAAGCCAGATGTAGCAACAATTTGTACAGGAATGGCAGCTTCAATGGGAGCTGTATTAATGTGTGCAGGAGCAAAAGGAAAACGCTCGGCATTACCACACTCACGTATTATGATTCACCAACCAATGGGTGGCGCTCAAGGGCAGGCTTCTGATATGGAAATTACCGTAAAAGAAATTGGAAAGTTAAAAACTGAATTATATGATATTATTGCAGATCATTCAGGGCAAACTTTTGAAAAAGTACAACAAGATTCGGATAGAGATTATTGGATGAAAGCTGAAGAAGCGAAAGCGTACGGAATGGTAGATGAAATATTAAAAAGAAAATAATACTTCAGAATTACCGATAAAATAAATGACTCTTTTTATGTTTTTTTAATAGATAAAGAAAGCATTAAAAGAGTTTCATTTTTTTAATAATTAAGAATAACAAGTTAGTCAAATGTCGAAAGAAGAAAACTTACAATGTTCCTTTTGTGGGCGTAAAAAACCAGAAACCGATTTATTAATCGCTGGTATGGATGCTCATATTTGTGATAAATGTATAGAACAAGCGCACGGAATTGTAGCTGAAGAAGTAGCTGAAGCAATAGAATCAAGCTTACCAAAAGATTTAACCTTAAAAAAGCCAAAAGAAATTAAAGCTTTTTTAGATGAATATATTATTGGGCAAGATGAAACGAAAAGAGGAATGTCGGTTGCGGTATATAATCACTATAAACGATTATTACAAGCTAAAGATGATCAGGATGAGGTAGAAATTGAAAAATCTAACATTGTTTTAGTAGGAGAAACAGGAACTGGTAAAACATTAATAGCACGTACAATTGCTAGAATGTTAAACGTGCCATTTTCTATTGTTGATGCTACTGTTTTAACACAAGCAGGATATGTTGGTGAAGATGTTGAAAGCATTTTAAGTCGTTTATTACAAGCGGCAGATTATGATGTAGACAAAGCCGAGCGAGGAATTGTTTTTATTGATGAAATTGATAAAATTGCTCGTAAAGGCGATAATCCATCAATTACTCGTGATGTTTCTGGTGAAGGTGTGCAACAAGCCTTGTTAAAATTATTAGAAGGTTCTGTAGTAAATGTAGCGCCTAAAGGCGGAAGAAAACACCCAGACCAAAAATTTATTGAAGTAAATACCAAAGATATTTTATTTATCGCAGGTGGTGCTTTTGCAGGAATTGAAAGAATAATCAGTAAGCGTTTAAATATGCAAGCGGTAGGGTATAGCGCTTCAATTGATGAAGACAAAGTAGATGAAACTAATTTATTACAATATATTATTCCTTCAGATTTAAAATCGTTTGGATTAATTCCTGAAATTATTGGACGTTTACCTGTATTAAGTTACATGAATCCTTTAGATGCAAAAACATTGCGTGCTATTTTAACAGCGCCTAAAAATTCATTAGTTAAGCAATACACAAAGTTGTTTGCAATGGATGATATTGCCTTTTCTTTATCAGAAGAAGCGATGGAATATATTGTAGAAAAAGCAATAGAATACAAGTTAGGAGCTCGTGGATTACGTTCATTATGTGAAGCTATTTTAACCGATGCAATGTTCGAAATGCCTAGTTCTGATGACAAAGAATTAATAATTACCAGAGAATATGCCGAATCGAAAATAACAAAATCAGGTATTAAAAAATTAAAAGCAGTTTCATAATTTTTTAAAACTATTTATAAAAAAACCATCAATATTTGATGGTTTTTTCTGTTTTATATATCTAGTACTTTTATTAATTACTGCTTGAAAATATCAAAAAAACTGAAATTTATAGCCCTGATTGAAGCATTTGTTTGAGCTCTTTTTTATTTTTTCTTTTCGAAAAAAAATAAAAAAAGCGAGTGCGGAAAGCAGGAAATTGCTTCAAATTATTTTTTTAATAATTAATTCGTTTGTTATATTTTTTTATCCAAGATGCTATTTCATCAGGTTTTAAATTATAGGTTTTTATTAATTTGTTTTTGATGTTTTGTAAATGTGTTTCGTTTAATACTTCCGATTCAAAGGCTGTAATAACTTTTTGTTTAAATTCTTCGGAATGAGTTTTTACAGGAATTGATATAATTTTTTTAGGAGTTGTAACAGGCGCTTTTTGCACAGTATTTATCGTTGTTGTGTAATTTGCCGTGGCATCTTTATACCATCCTTCAGGGGTATTGTTAAGCTGTGTATCGTTTACCAAAATATTTTTTAATCTATTTGTAGTGATGTCTAAGGTTTCTAATTTTGTACAGGCTTTAACATCTAAATTTGTTAATTTATTATAACTAGCGTACAAAGTTTCAAGGTTTGGATTATCGCCTAAAATTAAACTTTCTAAATTATTGCTATCACAACTTACATAAACTAATTGATTATTGTTACTAAGGTCAAGGCTTTTAATTTTGTTTTCACTACAATTTAAAAAAGTAATAGAGGTACTTTTTGATAAATCTATCTTAGTAATATTATTACCAAAACAATCTAATCGTTTTAAATTAGGGAAGCTTTCAAGCCCTGTTAAATCTTTAATTTTAGAGTGTACGTTGGGTAATAATTTGTTGGTTATTGGGTCGTTTATATTCAAATTAACCACATATTTTGCATCGCTAACCAAAATATTTCCATTTAAACCATTCGAATCAATATCTAAATCAATTAAACATTCTTCTAAACCAATATCAGGAATTATAATGGTTTCTTGCGCCGTTGTATTTAAAGCGATAAAAAGTAAAAAATAGAAGGGTATTGTTATTTTCATAATTGGGGATTTATTGCAAAATTATCTATTTATATGCTTTTATCAACTAAAATTTAGAAGATATTTATTTAAGTAAAACAAGGGTTAAAATCTGGTATATTTTAAAATTGTACCTTTGCGAGTTGTATTTTATACGATTATGATAACCCAACAAACAATAGATAAAGTTTTTGAAGCTGCCCAAGTTGCTGAGGTAATTGGCGAATTTGTGCAATTGAAAAAATCAGGAAGTAGCTTTAAAGGATTGAGCCCATTTACTGATGAGCGAACCCCCTCGTTTATGGTATCGCCAGTAAAGCAAATCTGGAAAGATTTTAGTACTGGGAAAGGTGGAAATGCAGTGTCGTTTTTAATGGAACATGAACATTATTCTTATCCTGAGGCTATTAAATGGTTGGCTAAAAAATATAATATTGAGGTAGAAGAAACCGAGCAATCTGACCAGCAAAAAGAACAACTTAATGAACGAGAAAGTATGTTTTTGGCATCTAAATTTGCGAAAGATTATTTTCACGATTTATTAATGAATAGCCAACAAGGGCGTGCAATTGGTTTATCTTACTTTAAAGAAAGAGGTTTTAGAGAAGATATTATTGAAAAATTTGAATTAGGATATTGTAAAGACGAGTGGGATAATTTTACCAATGCCGCGCTAAAAAAAGGCTACGATTTAAAATATTTAAAATCGACAGGATTAACCATTGTAAAAGAAGGTGGTACGCAAGACCGAAAATTTGACCGTTTTAAAGGACGTGTAATGTTTCCGATTCATAGTATGTCGGGGCGAATTTTAGGTTTTGGAGGACGAATTTTAACCAATGATAAAAAGGCAGCAAAATATTTAAATTCACCAGAAAGTGATATTTACCATAAAAGTAAAATTTTATATGGACTTTATCAGGCAAAAAAAGAAATTGCAAAGCTTGACAATTGTTATTTGGTAGAAGGATATACTGATGTTGTTTCTTTTTATCAATCAGGAATTGAAAATGTGGTAGCCTCTTCAGGAACAGCATTAACACCCGACCAAATCCGATTGGTAAACCGTTTGACAAAAAATATTACGGTTTTATTTGATGGCGATGCCGCAGGAATTAGAGCCTCTATGAGAGGTATCGACTTGATTTTAGAGCAAGGAATGAATGTAAAAGTAATTTCTTTTCCTGAAGGAGAAGACCCTGATAGTTTTGCAAAATCACATTCAACAACTGAATTAAAACAGTTTTTAGAAGATAAATCGCAAGATTTTATTGAATTTAAAGTTTCTTTATTAATGAGAGAAGCAAAGAATGATCCTGTAAAAAAAGCAGGATTAATTCGTGATATTGTAACGAGTATTTCAAAAATTCCTGACGGTATTCAGCGAGAAGTTTATGTGCAAGAATGTGCGCGTATTATGGATATTTCAGAGCAAGTTTTATTTAGTGAATTAGCGCAGTTGTTAAATAAAAGTGTTGCAAATTCGAATAAACGAAGTGCAAATCAGCCAACAGCATCTTATACTGAAACGGCATCGCAAGCTTCTATGGGGGTTGTAAAAGGCGGCGCAAAAGGACGCAAAGAAATTAATCAATTAGAGATTTTAGAAAAAGAAATTATCAGAATATTATTATTGTATGGTAATGAAACGGTCGATTTTGTAAATTGGGTGGCTACAGTTGATGAAAAAGGGCAGCCTGTTTTAGAAAAAGAAGAATATCAAAATACGGTTTCAAACGAGTTGTATTTAAATTTACAGGAAGATGAAATTGAGTTTGCCAATGAGCTTTTTAAATTAACCTATTATCAGTTAGTGCATCAATTAAATCAAGATGAAAAAATTTCTATTGATCGATTGATAATGCACGAAAATCAAGAAATAGCAAGCTTGGTAACCAATATTTTAATGGATGAAGAAAAATATTCGTTAAGCGATTGGGAGCGCAAAGAAATTGTTGTTACAACGGCTATAAAAGTATTACCGAAATTAGTTTCTGATGCTGTTTTAAACCTGCGAAGAATTTTAATAGAAGAAAAAATTAAAGAAATAATGAAGGAAGTTCAAGCGCAAAAAATAACGCTTGATTTAGAAGAAATAGTAAACTACACCGACTTAAAAAAACGTCTTTTTGATAAGTTAAACAGAGTGGTTTAGGCGCTTTGTTTTTAAAATATTTAGTGTAAAAAAAGTCTTCCGAAGTTTTAATACTTTTTAGAGCCTGTTTAAAAATTAAAGAAACTGTCAGTTCGAGTGATTTTTTTCCTTCAAAAAAATTGTATCGAGAACTTTTTTGTATAAAGTTCATCAACATAAAAGAACTCAAATTCTCGATACAATTTTAATTCCTTTTAGTCATTAAAACCACTCGAATTGACAAGGGTAATCAAAAAAAGGGAATAACTACGGAAAATCAGGATGCGAAACTGAACTAAATTCAGTTTGACGGATTCGATTTCTTATTTTTATGTTACAAAACGTTTTTAAATGAAATTTAAATAGGCTTTTTAGTTTTTATAAAAGATGATTTACTTTCATCTCTGTTTTCAAGTTCAATTTACTTCAATTCACTAGGAATTTCACAAACAGGAATCGGAATCATCTTATGTTGATTGATACGATTTAATCGAGTATAAATTTTAAAAACTTCTAGTTCTCTGTTTTCAAAATCACCTTCCGTTTTTCCTGAATCTAGCATTTTCATTGCCCATTCTAATTCATCATAAGAAGCACCAATTTGATCTTCATCTGTTCTGCTATCGCCAAAAAGTCCATCGGTAGGTTGGGCATTTTGTATTGAATCAGGTACTTTTAAATGTGCTGCCAAGGCATAAACTTCCGATTTTACTAAATCGGCAATTGGGCTTAAATCTACACCGCCATCGCCATATTTTGTATAAAAACCTACGCCAAAATCTTCTACTTTATTTCCTGTTCCTGCAACTAATAAACCGTGTAATCCTGCAAAATAATACAGCGTAGTCATACGTAAACGAGCACGAGTGTTTGCTAAGGCTAAATCGGTTTTTGCAGATGTTTCTACTTCAGGAACAACGGTTTTAAAACCTTCAAAAACACTTGTTAAATCTACTTCAGCTTCATTAACATTGCTAAAACGCGCTTTTAACTGTTTAATATGTTCATTTGCTCTGTTTACTTGGCTTTTAGCTTGATGAATCGGCAATTCAACACATAAAACTTTTAAGCCAGTTTGGGCACATAAGGTTGAAGTAACAGCGCTATCGATACCGCCAGAAATACCTACCACAAAACCATTTACTCCCGCTTTATTGGCGTATTCTTTTAACCATTTTACAATATGTTCAGAAACTTTTGGTGTATTCATAATCAACTATATTTTATAAGGGTTTATATAAAAATGATATAAACTATTTTAGTAATTTCGACGTTGTAATATTAAATGTAAATATACTATAAGTTCATGAGAAAATTTTTAGCACTTTGTGTTTTAGCTTTAGCGATAATATCTTGCAAAAAAGAAATTAATTCTAAATTAAAAGTAGATGTTTCTGATATTAAAATTAATCTCAAGATAGATAGATTTGATGTTGATTTTTATAAAACAACTTCTGCCGATTTAGGTAAAACAAAACTGAAATATCCATTTTTATTTCCGCAAGAACCCGACAGTGTTTGGATTAATAAAATAAACAATAAAGATGAACGTGAATTGTATAATGAAACACAAAAAGTATTTTCTAATATAGCTGGTTTAACGGCTGATTTAAGTTCATTTTTTAAGCATTTAAAATATTATAATCCGAAGGCTAAAACGCCAAGAGTAATTACGATGCTTACCAATATTGATTATGATAATCGCATTGTTTTTGCCGATAGTTTATTGCTTATTTCTTTGGATGCTTATTTGGGTAAAAAACATCCTTTTTACAGTGAATATCCTGCGTATATAAAACAAAATAATGAAAAAGAACAGGTTATTGTCGATGTAGCAAAAGCCATTTTAAATGCGCATAAGTTTTCTAAAAAACCACGAAGTTTTGTTGATAAAATGATTTATAAAGGTAAAAAAATGTATCTATTAGACGCGTATTTACCAGCAGTTTCTGATTCGTTAAAAATAGGATATTCACAAAATAAAATGCGTTGGGCAGAAAGTAATGAAGCGCAAATTTGGAAATATTTTATCGAAAAAAACATGCTATATAATACTGATAAAGAGCTAGATATTCGCTTTTTAGATATTGCGCCTTTTTCAAAGTTTTATCTGGAAAAAGATAGGCAATCTCCAGGAAGAATAGGGGAGTTTATTGGTTGGCAAATAGTGCGTTCGTACATGCAAAAGAATGATGTATCTTTGCCAGAATTATTACGTAAAAATGAAGCGGAAATCTTCATAAAATCAAACTATAAACCAAAGAAATAATGGCGATAGAGCACACTTCTAAAGTAACATTTACAATAGGCTTAGACGAAAATAAAATTCCTGAAGAAATTTCATGGAATGCCGAAGATGGAGGCATTAATAATGAATCATCAAAAGCGATTATGTTATCGGTTTGGGATCATAAGAAAAAAGATACTTTACGTATGGATCTATGGACCAAAGATATGCCTGTTGATGAAATGAAGCAATTTTATCATCAAACATTATTGTCAATGGCAAGTTCATTTGAAAGAGCTACTGATGATAAAAAAATGGGTGACACAATGCGTGATTTTTGTGAGTATTTTGCTGAGAAATTAGAATTGAAAAAATAGTTTTAAAACCTAAAAAAGCAGCTTAAAAAGCTGCTTTTTTAGTTATTTTAATCTTTTATGATTATTAATTTTATTAATAATATATAAATAATCTTCTCTATTATTAACAAAATCTAAATCAGAAACATCGATTACTAAAATATTTAATTCAGGTACTTTTTTTATGAAATTACTATAGCCATCTTCTATTTTTTGTAAATAAGTTGCTGCTATATTTTGCTCGTAAGCTCTTCCTCTATGTTTTATATTTTCAAGTAAACGTTCGGTGTTTTGATATAAATACACATATAAATCGGGTTTTTTAACTTCTTTATAAAGTAAATCGAACATTTTTTGATACAAGGTATATTCTTCTTTTGGCAAGGTTACTTGTGCAAAAATTAAGGATTTAAAAATATAATAATCAGAAATAATACAGTTTTTAAGTGTATTAAACTGTGCCAAATCATCGGTTAATTGCTGATATCTATCTGCTAAAAAACTCATTTCTAAAGGAAGGGCATAACGCTCTTTGTCTTGATAAAATTTAGGTAAAAAAGGATTATCGGCAAAACGTTCTAAAACAATTTTAGCCTTAAATTGCTCAGACATTATATTGGTTAGTGACGTTTTTCCTGCACCAATATTTCCTTCAATAGCAATGTATTTGTAAGTACTTGATATTGTATCGGGTGTTTTTAAAGTTGTTTCTATTTTTGAAATTTTAGAGGTATCGGTACAATTTTTTAAGCAATCGTATAATGGTTTTTTAACTGTTGGATGAAGTGTTTTTTTGGCAATTTCAACCAATGGTACTAATACAAATTTACGTTGTAACATTCTAGGGTGTGGTACAATTACATTTTCTGAAAAAATAATTTCATCATTATATAATAAAATATCTAAATCGATAATTCTATCAGTATAACCACCTTTGTTTTTTCGAGTTCTACCTAATTCATCTTCTAAATAAAGAAGGTTTTTAATCAATTTTTCAGGTGATAAGCAGGTACTAACTTTAATACAGGTATTGTAAAAATCGGCACCTTTAAAACCTAAAGAAGGTGTTTCATATACCGAAGCAATTTGTTGAACAGTACCAATATTTTTACCAATTAAATTAATTGCATTTTGCAAGTTTTTTAGCCGATTACCTTGGTTAGTTCCTATTGATAAATATGTAATTTGTTGTATCTTCATAAAAAGACTACAAAGAAACTAAAAAAGAGTTATTATTTAGCTATTCCTTTTAATTCTTTTAGTTTTTCTTCAGCGTCAATTTTATCGTTAAAGAATAAGTTTTTAGAATTAATAATAATATATTTTTCAAATACACTCGCTGTTTTACTCATTTTTACAGTAGTGTATTTCGTTGTTTTTAGTCTAAAGCTACTAATATCTCCAATTTTATCAAAAGTATAGGTTTGGGGTGTGCGAAATTGTTTCTTTAAAATTAAAGTGTTGTTTTCTGTTTTTGCAGTGCAAACAAATAAAAATAAGTAGCCTAAAAAACTAATAAGTGCTAAAATAATAATACTTCCAAAAATTATTTTACCGTTAATTCCTTGTTTTACAACTGTATTTAAAATACTAGGAATTAATAGTATCGGAATAAATAAACTAAGGTATAAGCTTAAATTTGTGAATTTTGATGATAATTTAATAGTTTTCATACAGTGTGATTTTTGCGAATATAAAAAAACCGCTAAATAAATTAGCGGTTTTTAATATGATTTTAAAACGAGATGATTAATCTTTTTTTACTTCTCTAGGCTCTCTTGGAGTTCTAGGTTTTCTATCATCACGATTTCTGTTATCTCTAGGCTTATTTTCTCTTGGTGGTCTTGCTACATAACCTTCTGGTTTTGGTAACAATGCTTTACGAGAAACTTTTTCTTTACGAGTTCTTGGGTCAAGTCCGAAATATTTTACTTCAAATACATCACCCATTTTAACTACGTCAGAAACATTTTCTGTACGTTCCCAAGCTAATTCACTAACGTGTAATAAAACTTCGTTTCCTGGAGCTTCTGCATATTCTACAACAGCACCAAAATCTAACATTTTAATTACTTTTACTTGATAAGAATTACCAACTTGAGGTTTAAAAAGCATAGACTCAATACGAGTAACAACTTTTTCAATTCCTTCAGGATTCGTTCCTAAAATTTCAATAATTCCTTCTTCAGTTACAGCATCTTCAGTAATTACGATTGTAGTTTCTGTTTCTTTCTGTAATTCTTGAATATGTTTTCCACCTGGACCAATAAACGCTCCAATCATTTCATTAGGAATACGTCTGTTAATCATTTTAGGAGCATGTGCTTTTACTTCTTGATTTGCAGATTCAATAGTATCAGTTAATTTTCCTAAAATATGTAAACGACCTGCACGAGCTTGTTTTAGTGCATTTACTAAAATTTCGTAACCTAATCCTTTAACTTTAATATCCATTTGACAAGCAGTAATTCCTTCAGAAGTACCAGTTACTTTAAAGTCCATATCACCTAAATGATCTTCATCCCCTAAAATATCAGATAAAACTGCGTAACGGTCACCATCAGAAATTAATCCCATAGCAATACCAGAAACTGGTCTTGTCATTTTAACACCTGCATCCATTAAAGCCATTGTACCAGCACAAACAGTTGCCATTGAAGAAGAACCATTAGATTCTAATACTTCAGATACAACTCTTACTGTATAAGGACAATCAGCAGGAATCATTCCTTTTAAACCACGTTGTGCTAAGTTACCATGACCAACCTCTCTACGAGAAGTTCCTCTTAATGGACGAGCTTCACCTGTACAAAAAGGAGGGAAGTTATAATGTAAATAGAAATTTTCTTCACCTTCGTAAGATGGCATATCTATTTTGTTAGCATCTCTTGATGTTCCTAAAGTTACTGTTGCTAATGCTTGAGTTTCTCCACGAGTAAAAATTGATGAACCATGTGTTGATGGTAAATAATCTACTTCACACCAAATTGGTCTGATTTCATCAGTTTTACGTCCATCTAAACGTAATCCTTCCGCTAAAGTTAATTCTCTAACAGCATTTTTTTGAGATTTATTGAAATATTTTCCAACTAAATCACCATAATCAGCTAATTCTTCTTCAGTAAATGTAGCTTTTAACTCTTCTTTTACTTCAGCAAAAGCATTACTACGTTCTACTTTAGAAGTACCTTTTTTAGCAATAGCATAACACTTATCGTAAGTAAATTCGTTTATTTTAGTTGCTAATTCTTCATCTTCTCTTTCTCCTTCGTATTCTCTTGTTTCTTTCTTTCCGAAAGCCTCCGCTAAACGAGTTTGAGCAGCACATTGTATTTTAATAGACTCGTGAGCAAATTTAATTGCCTCAGCCATTTCTTCTTCAGAAATTTCATCCATTTCACCTTCCACCATCATTACAGATTCTTCAGAAGCTCCAATCATCATATCAATGTCAGATGCTTCTAATTGCGCTCTAGTTGGGTTGATAACAAATTCTCCATTTACTCTAGCAACACGTGCTTCAGAAATAGGGCATTCGAAAGGGAAATCAGATAATTGAATAGCTGCAGAAGCTGCTAAACCTGCTAAAGCATCTGGCATCACATCTTCATCATGCGACATTAATTGAATCATTACCTGTACTTCCGAATGATAATCTTTTGGAAATAATGGACGTAAAACACGGTCTACTAAACGCATAGTTAATATTTCACCATCACTTGGTCTTGCTTCTCTTTTAAAGAAACCACCAGGGTAACGACCTGCGGCAGCAA encodes:
- the clpX gene encoding ATP-dependent Clp protease ATP-binding subunit ClpX codes for the protein MSKEENLQCSFCGRKKPETDLLIAGMDAHICDKCIEQAHGIVAEEVAEAIESSLPKDLTLKKPKEIKAFLDEYIIGQDETKRGMSVAVYNHYKRLLQAKDDQDEVEIEKSNIVLVGETGTGKTLIARTIARMLNVPFSIVDATVLTQAGYVGEDVESILSRLLQAADYDVDKAERGIVFIDEIDKIARKGDNPSITRDVSGEGVQQALLKLLEGSVVNVAPKGGRKHPDQKFIEVNTKDILFIAGGAFAGIERIISKRLNMQAVGYSASIDEDKVDETNLLQYIIPSDLKSFGLIPEIIGRLPVLSYMNPLDAKTLRAILTAPKNSLVKQYTKLFAMDDIAFSLSEEAMEYIVEKAIEYKLGARGLRSLCEAILTDAMFEMPSSDDKELIITREYAESKITKSGIKKLKAVS
- the gldC gene encoding gliding motility protein GldC, with the translated sequence MAIEHTSKVTFTIGLDENKIPEEISWNAEDGGINNESSKAIMLSVWDHKKKDTLRMDLWTKDMPVDEMKQFYHQTLLSMASSFERATDDKKMGDTMRDFCEYFAEKLELKK
- the dnaG gene encoding DNA primase; this encodes MITQQTIDKVFEAAQVAEVIGEFVQLKKSGSSFKGLSPFTDERTPSFMVSPVKQIWKDFSTGKGGNAVSFLMEHEHYSYPEAIKWLAKKYNIEVEETEQSDQQKEQLNERESMFLASKFAKDYFHDLLMNSQQGRAIGLSYFKERGFREDIIEKFELGYCKDEWDNFTNAALKKGYDLKYLKSTGLTIVKEGGTQDRKFDRFKGRVMFPIHSMSGRILGFGGRILTNDKKAAKYLNSPESDIYHKSKILYGLYQAKKEIAKLDNCYLVEGYTDVVSFYQSGIENVVASSGTALTPDQIRLVNRLTKNITVLFDGDAAGIRASMRGIDLILEQGMNVKVISFPEGEDPDSFAKSHSTTELKQFLEDKSQDFIEFKVSLLMREAKNDPVKKAGLIRDIVTSISKIPDGIQREVYVQECARIMDISEQVLFSELAQLLNKSVANSNKRSANQPTASYTETASQASMGVVKGGAKGRKEINQLEILEKEIIRILLLYGNETVDFVNWVATVDEKGQPVLEKEEYQNTVSNELYLNLQEDEIEFANELFKLTYYQLVHQLNQDEKISIDRLIMHENQEIASLVTNILMDEEKYSLSDWERKEIVVTTAIKVLPKLVSDAVLNLRRILIEEKIKEIMKEVQAQKITLDLEEIVNYTDLKKRLFDKLNRVV
- a CDS encoding leucine-rich repeat domain-containing protein: MKITIPFYFLLFIALNTTAQETIIIPDIGLEECLIDLDIDSNGLNGNILVSDAKYVVNLNINDPITNKLLPNVHSKIKDLTGLESFPNLKRLDCFGNNITKIDLSKSTSITFLNCSENKIKSLDLSNNNQLVYVSCDSNNLESLILGDNPNLETLYASYNKLTNLDVKACTKLETLDITTNRLKNILVNDTQLNNTPEGWYKDATANYTTTINTVQKAPVTTPKKIISIPVKTHSEEFKQKVITAFESEVLNETHLQNIKNKLIKTYNLKPDEIASWIKKYNKRINY
- a CDS encoding polyribonucleotide nucleotidyltransferase — encoded protein: MIPKVFREVIDLGDGRTISLETGKLAKQAHGSVVVQMGKAMLLCTVVSSYKAGTVDFLPLTVDYREKFAAAGRYPGGFFKREARPSDGEILTMRLVDRVLRPLFPKDYHSEVQVMIQLMSHDEDVMPDALAGLAASAAIQLSDFPFECPISEARVARVNGEFVINPTRAQLEASDIDMMIGASEESVMMVEGEMDEISEEEMAEAIKFAHESIKIQCAAQTRLAEAFGKKETREYEGEREDEELATKINEFTYDKCYAIAKKGTSKVERSNAFAEVKEELKATFTEEELADYGDLVGKYFNKSQKNAVRELTLAEGLRLDGRKTDEIRPIWCEVDYLPSTHGSSIFTRGETQALATVTLGTSRDANKIDMPSYEGEENFYLHYNFPPFCTGEARPLRGTSRREVGHGNLAQRGLKGMIPADCPYTVRVVSEVLESNGSSSMATVCAGTMALMDAGVKMTRPVSGIAMGLISDGDRYAVLSDILGDEDHLGDMDFKVTGTSEGITACQMDIKVKGLGYEILVNALKQARAGRLHILGKLTDTIESANQEVKAHAPKMINRRIPNEMIGAFIGPGGKHIQELQKETETTIVITEDAVTEEGIIEILGTNPEGIEKVVTRIESMLFKPQVGNSYQVKVIKMLDFGAVVEYAEAPGNEVLLHVSELAWERTENVSDVVKMGDVFEVKYFGLDPRTRKEKVSRKALLPKPEGYVARPPRENKPRDNRNRDDRKPRTPREPREVKKD
- the clpP gene encoding ATP-dependent Clp endopeptidase proteolytic subunit ClpP, whose protein sequence is MDYGKEFEKYATKEHGINSTYLGKITSSLTPYIMEERQMNITQMDVFSRLMMDRIIFLGTGVNDQVANVIQAQLLFLESVDANKDISIYINSPGGGVYAGLGIYDTMQFIKPDVATICTGMAASMGAVLMCAGAKGKRSALPHSRIMIHQPMGGAQGQASDMEITVKEIGKLKTELYDIIADHSGQTFEKVQQDSDRDYWMKAEEAKAYGMVDEILKRK
- the nadE gene encoding NAD(+) synthase, giving the protein MNTPKVSEHIVKWLKEYANKAGVNGFVVGISGGIDSAVTSTLCAQTGLKVLCVELPIHQAKSQVNRANEHIKQLKARFSNVNEAEVDLTSVFEGFKTVVPEVETSAKTDLALANTRARLRMTTLYYFAGLHGLLVAGTGNKVEDFGVGFYTKYGDGGVDLSPIADLVKSEVYALAAHLKVPDSIQNAQPTDGLFGDSRTDEDQIGASYDELEWAMKMLDSGKTEGDFENRELEVFKIYTRLNRINQHKMIPIPVCEIPSELK
- the folK gene encoding 2-amino-4-hydroxy-6-hydroxymethyldihydropteridine diphosphokinase, whose protein sequence is MKIQQITYLSIGTNQGNRLKNLQNAINLIGKNIGTVQQIASVYETPSLGFKGADFYNTCIKVSTCLSPEKLIKNLLYLEDELGRTRKNKGGYTDRIIDLDILLYNDEIIFSENVIVPHPRMLQRKFVLVPLVEIAKKTLHPTVKKPLYDCLKNCTDTSKISKIETTLKTPDTISSTYKYIAIEGNIGAGKTSLTNIMSEQFKAKIVLERFADNPFLPKFYQDKERYALPLEMSFLADRYQQLTDDLAQFNTLKNCIISDYYIFKSLIFAQVTLPKEEYTLYQKMFDLLYKEVKKPDLYVYLYQNTERLLENIKHRGRAYEQNIAATYLQKIEDGYSNFIKKVPELNILVIDVSDLDFVNNREDYLYIINKINNHKRLK
- the gldB gene encoding gliding motility lipoprotein GldB: MRKFLALCVLALAIISCKKEINSKLKVDVSDIKINLKIDRFDVDFYKTTSADLGKTKLKYPFLFPQEPDSVWINKINNKDERELYNETQKVFSNIAGLTADLSSFFKHLKYYNPKAKTPRVITMLTNIDYDNRIVFADSLLLISLDAYLGKKHPFYSEYPAYIKQNNEKEQVIVDVAKAILNAHKFSKKPRSFVDKMIYKGKKMYLLDAYLPAVSDSLKIGYSQNKMRWAESNEAQIWKYFIEKNMLYNTDKELDIRFLDIAPFSKFYLEKDRQSPGRIGEFIGWQIVRSYMQKNDVSLPELLRKNEAEIFIKSNYKPKK